A window of Cheilinus undulatus linkage group 1, ASM1832078v1, whole genome shotgun sequence contains these coding sequences:
- the ankrd11 gene encoding LOW QUALITY PROTEIN: ankyrin repeat domain-containing protein 11 (The sequence of the model RefSeq protein was modified relative to this genomic sequence to represent the inferred CDS: substituted 1 base at 1 genomic stop codon) encodes MPKGGGSKTPQLDHFPLNTDMVEKQGGKKDKVLSNKTPKLDRSDGVKEMKEKASKRKLPFTAGANGDQKDSDSEKPGPERKRIKKEPTNTRKAGLPFGMGMPGIRAGYPLSERQQVALLMQMTAEESVNSPDTTPKHQSQSSLGQKGTPNSASKTKDKVNKRNERGETRLHRAAAIFTLRFYFEISPHAWXLISEGADVNVKDFAGWTALHEACNRGYYDVAKQLLAAGAEVNTKGLDDDTPLHDASNNGHFKVVKLLLRYGGDPRQSNRRGETPLKVANSPTMLNLLLGKGTYTSSEESSSESSEEEDAPSFAPSSSVDGNNTDSEFEKGLKSKGKNADPPKSAVTPVKDEYEFDEDDEEERVPPVDDKHLLKKDFRKDSISKANSFISIPKMEVKTYSKSNSLTPKKTVRRIISDSNSSDEDDRTLCFTPAPTPRQQAQQTNTKTRDSGSMSSKQQKDKNKVKKKRKKESKNNVSKEVRFGKVNDKFCTSDSDCGDMESEDDKGSNSIKDSSATGLKESPGFNASSSSSHGNLNSQKQVPSLAEQHPKQWRTDGWKTVSSPTWSDVSSLSDSVRTRLSSESDYSSADSSVESIKQVKRKAQENKKKNNNVHSNTVDKKNSDLYKNSTADSSISKTDGDGKVLKKHKVKHKHKNKEKDKAPSLVLNQDMNEKFVKSYSFDFDDSRQKSLIVESESAAESKVKLSKHEKDHSKKEDRLLKNKSEDKEWSSGKDPHRTAKEEKNKKVKDSTKDKTNKEEREKPVKSDKDRNAKEKEKPKEEKQKAHKEEKKKKSKEKSSSKADRKSELKEEKHLKVDKEKNTKEEKEKCKKDKAPKEESEYEGYDVNNRFLNLEDTKLSASDDHHDRWGSEMSSDSSLYGDESWDAPVKEYKEYKANNAVKLIVETVKEETRRKENKVKDKKSDHNEKRSDKEATSKKKEKDSSEKTNEKKKDWSEKQKLNSSHSVEKEKKRKESTETVKDKKDKESLDISRERKDSYDFMKERKDIKIKQESVRDEYSNDTFFKDIDAVSKSCDIRERNHSGKEKEKKGEGLEKREKTKADKHKDKTKDRGADLEKDKSEKSATEKTVKEKDADRVTKDKKEGAKDKHKEFHGKDKDRKMSSEQTKDKKEKTSQDKHADREKDFLEVKKEERKPEKREKTWYKIADIFTDESDDDEDSYNGGISLSDSVRKDSTPDQDELDHFPSEKIRKSSADAKHNTEKAKDKDHKDKKKEKATFDTGKERKGSLEKHNKDKKDSVDAKHKERKDRMSVDSNQDKKNKQKLLDKRDTSEEKTKSKYKDKLDHSKERKPSKGSGENEKSLLEKLEEEAMNDYKDDSNDKNSEISSDSFTDRGHEPVLTAYYDSISLTDVSEDRRDSLSISTPQDKFREKERHRHSSSSSSKKSHDKEKEKVKKDKGDKRDKTEEIRESYNRRESLPFEKEPMPLEADPYTFPYGGKGDGEDDFDKTLEFEKEMSKKDKDKTSGVISDRMKDKKKKEKHKEKIKEEKNKYMDGFGSFKHSKEDVKSGLKDSPQVTVLKDRCKEDSPKFEIKKDRNRDTLDKDNRLDHSKSKVKDENEKISQSKDPVRKDNRPREKLLVDGDYQMTSFGQMLSLKDQEIEERHKRHKERMKQMEKLRPKTGDPKLKDKAKSTDEVRKNRNELSAKKSNSLESGLKEKKLKDVGLPAQMMSPNRKFQPTDSQNSKDWLAGHQMKENLPASPRPDQNRPTGVPTPTSVISCPSFEEVMQTPRTPSCSAEDYADIMLDGLDCQNSSAMTMSMNACSPSFFESRYSNSQSFQEGTCPTPAKNLQLPLVSRSASSDVRRPLEDEFKAEADKFLRQQSDPGAEYDPTSSSQTLEDKSATVDRLECLSSPYFSPIRMLSPRREPAHHIPDVAAPTLSGSEGNEHPSESVYNSYLPKPSTPVHRPDPQEPCFDIAAPPTPAPAALPPLDIDDISEPHHSEPNLVLSDLPSVTEEQEQEEEDEEEEDDEEEADMGDMGDISERADGEHCAVEEPEQTRDPCSFSPQEVEDPLRKSWPAESPERQDPEVHQMSDTHSEPNHGENCYDHSMGWNTDMDLKSPHRTYGEIEAAVSKITSPYSHSDSDMQHLSGHPNVTSPYATWNSWHKEDPEEYEEQKDAVADIPSPERPDGAIDEEPNYLNTSSSSNRLESFFQDCNKPSIEESHQMDGESGCEEPDSRQTPHAFNATTESHMTPAGGPEPVVPWADPFSADADELDDLGPFSLPDLPLPDKSEEADPQDPELAEHNKAVTCHIRHAITERDDLDIMEVDLPSMEKSPCPAGDLILGESTGQDLVVPSPHPNFQQEMDPEPQSTPVSSSLCLPQQQSSMLERKGPYGEPEELDSSLLYPSVKSDVSQQHHTQIQPLTESSPFTLDPMSAVKSEVRQEEMSEPVSEPASCSPLPQLPVPVTLPSTMEQPDTQETTQKPTPPPLTTVSPTAEVPKKVDEIPQRMTRNRAKNNPSAAVPPTSCILTSSAATTSVTTSPAVSINPIPTRTPTPTSASSLSAPKKDKEAVLSISTNLTPAVSVHTSVTPPSVVISKTTKGRPLPIDDDESHTQHPRKRKFPRSAGQQVQVQLVNTAMQQTREMIQQTLAVVVNAIKLDDIEPYHSDRSNPYFEYLQIRKKIEEKRKILCYITPQAPQCYAEYVTYTGSYLLDGKPLSKLHIPVIAPPPSLSEPLKELFRQQEAVRGKLRLQHSIEREKLIVSCEQEVLRVHCRAARTIANQAVPFSACTMLLDSEVYNMPSESQGDENKSVRDRFNARQFISWIQDVDDKYDRMKIYSHLLFRHVFQIATHLKHVQRMEWQLKVQELDPAGKMVFRLLAFLTGMVDVNDDFVLLPA; translated from the exons AGAAACCAGGTCCAGAGAGGAAGCGCATTAAAAAGGAGCCCACCAACACCCGGAAGGCGGGCTTGCCGTTTGGAATGGGGATGCCAGGGATCCGGGCTGGGTACCCCCTCTCTGAGCGGCAGCAGGTGGCCTTGCTCATGCAAATGACAGCTGAGGAGTCCGTCAACAGTCCAG ACACAACACCAAAGCATCAGTCACAGTCCAGTCTGGGTCAGAAGGGAACGCCAAACTCTGCATCTAAAACCAAAGACAAAGTGAATAAACGGAACGAGAGGGGGGAGACTCGGCTGCACAGAGCAGCAGCCATTTTTACcttacgcttttattttgaaatttccccACATGCTTGGTAGCTCATCAGCGAGGGAGCTGATGTGAATGTAAAAGACTTTGCAG GCTGGACTGCATTGCATGAGGCGTGCAACAGGGGGTACTATGATGTGGCCAAGCAGCTGCTGGCAGCCGGAGCAGAGGTCAACACCAAGGGTCTGGATGATGACACCCCACTACATGATGCATCCAACAATGGACATTTCaag GTGGTTAAGTTACTTTTACGGTATGGAGGGGACCCGCGGCAAAGCAACAGGAGAGGTGAAACGCCGTTAAAGGTGGCCAACTCGCCAACTATGTTAAATCTACTGCTGGGGAAAGGCACTTACACCTCAAGTGAAGAAAGTTCATCGG AATCCTCAGAAGAGGAGGATGCCCCCTCGTTTGCCCCCTCCAGCTCTGTCGATGGCAATAACACAGACTCAGAGTTTGAGAAGGGCCTGAAGTCGAAAGGGAAAAATGCAGACCCTCCTAAGTCGGCCGTCACACCTGTCAAAGACGAATACGAGTTTGATGAGGATGACGAGGAGGAACGTGTCCCTCCTGTGGACGACAAACACTTGTTGAAAAAAGACTTCCGCAAGGACTCAATCAGCAAGGCCAACAGCTTCATCTCCATACCCAAGATGGAGGTCAAAACCTATTCCAAAAGCAACTCGCTCACACCAAAGAAAACTGTCAGGCGGATCATCTCTGACAGTAACAGTTCAGATGAGGATGATAGGACGTTGTGTTTCACACCAGCGCCTACGCCGAGGCAACAAGCCCAACAAACAAATACCAAGACAAGAGACTCTGGCAGCATGAgctcaaagcagcagaaagacaaaaataaagtaaaaaagaagCGGAAGAAAGAGAGTAAAAACAACGTCAGTAAAGAAGTCAGGTTTGGCAAAGTCAATGACAAATTCTGTACGTCTGACtctgactgtggagatatggagAGTGAGGATGATAAGGGCTCTAATAGTATAAAGGACTCTTCTGCAACGGGCCTGAAGGAATCCCCTGGCTTTAAtgcatcctcctcttcatcccaTGGCAACTTGAACTCTCAAAAACAAGTACCGTCATTAGCAGAACAGCATCCAAAGCAGTGGAGGACAGATGGCTGGAAGACTGTGTCGTCGCCTACGTGGTCGGATGTCAGTTCTCTCTCAGATTCAGTCAGAACAAGACTATCCAGCGAATCGGATTATTCTTCTGCTGACTCAAGTGTAGAGTCGATAAAACAAGTTAAGAGGAAAGCGCAGGAgaacaaaaagaagaataacAATGTGCACAGTAACACTGTAGACAAGAAAAACTCTGATCTGTACAAAAACTCCACTGCAGACAGTTCAATCTCCAAAACTGATGGAGACGGCAAAGTGCTGAAAAAGCATAAAGTGAAGCACaagcacaaaaataaagaaaaggacaAAGCTCCCAGTCTAGTGCTTAATCAAGACATGAATGAGAAATTTGTCAAAAGCTAttcttttgattttgatgattCAAGGCAGAAGTCGCTAATTGTTGAGTCAGAATCAGCAGCTGAGAGTAAAGTCAAGttatcaaaacatgaaaaagaccATTCAAAAAAGGAGGATAGGCTTTTGAAAAACAAGTCTGAGGATAAGGAGTGGTCATCTGGAAAAGACCCCCACAGAAcagcaaaggaggagaaaaacaagaaagtaAAAGACTCCACCAAGGACAAGACAAATAAAGAGGAGCGGGAGAAGCCTGTAAAATCTGACAAGGATAGAAATGCAAAGGAGAAAGAGAAACcgaaagaggaaaaacaaaaggctcacaaagaggagaaaaagaaaaagtccaaGGAGAAGTCATCCTCAAAGGCAGACAGGAAAAGTGAGCTGAAAGAGGAAAAGCATCTAAAGGTAGATAAGGAGAAAAACAccaaggaggagaaggagaaatgCAAGAAAGACAAAGCACCGAAGGAAGAGTCTGAGTATGAAGGCTATGACGTCAACAACCGGTTCCTGAACTTGGAGGACACAAAGCTGAGTGCCTCAGATGACCATCATGACAGATGGGGCTCTGAGATGTCCTCCGACTCCTCCCTCTATGGAGATGAGAGCTGGGACGCTCCTGTCAAAGAGTACAAGGAATACAAAGCCAACAACGCTGTTAAGCTAATTGTTGAGACTGTTAAGGAAGAGAcaaggagaaaagaaaacaaagtaaagGACAAGAAATCAGACCACAATGAGAAAAGATCAGATAAAGAGGCCACTtccaagaaaaaagaaaaagactcttcagaaaagacaaatgaaaagaaaaaagactggtcagaaaaacaaaagctaaACTCTAGTCACTCCgttgaaaaagagaagaagcgGAAAGAGTCCACAGAAAcagtaaaagacaaaaaggacaAAGAATCCCTGGACATCAGTCGAGAACGTAAGGACTCCTATGATTTCATGAAGGAAAGAAAGGACATAAAAATCAAGCAGGAGTCTGTAAGAGATGAATATAGCAATGATACCTTCTTCAAAGACATCGATGCAGTCAGTAAATCTTGTGATATCAGAGAAAGAAACCATTCTGGAAAGGAGAAGGAAAAGAAGGGAGAGGGATTGGAAAAGCGAGAAAAGACGAAAGCTGACaagcacaaagacaaaacaaaagacagagGAGCTGATCTGGAGAAGGATAAGAGCGAGAAAAGCGCCacagaaaaaactgtcaaagaaaaagatgcagaCCGGGTCACCAAAGACAAAAAGGAGGGAGctaaagacaaacacaaagagTTTCACGGCAAAGACAAAGATCGAAAGATGTCCTCAGAACAAACCAAGGACAAGAAAGAAAAGACCTCTCAAGACAAACATGCTGATAGGGAGAAGGATTTCTTAGAGGtgaaaaaggaggagagaaaacctgagaaaagagagaaaacctGGTACAAGATAGCAGACATATTCACTGATGAAAGTGATGACGATGAGGACAGCTATAATGGTGGTATTTCACTGTCAGACTCCGTCAGAAAAGACTCAACACCTGATCAGGACGAGTTAGATCACTTCCCTTCAGAGAAAATTAGGAAATCTTCTGCAGACGCTAAACACAATACAGAAAAAGCAAAAGACAAAGACcataaagacaagaaaaaagaaaaggccaCATTTGACACTGGTAAAGAAAGGAAGGGCTCTCTagagaaacacaacaaagacaAGAAAGATTCAGTAGACGCAAAACATaaggaaagaaaagacagaatgTCAGTGGACTCAAACCAAGACaagaaaaataagcagaaactGTTGGACAAAAGGGACACAAGTGaggaaaagacaaaaagcaaATATAAAGACAAGCTGGACCACTCTAAGGAAAGGAAACCTTCAAAAGGCAGCGGTGAGAATGAGAAGTCCCTGCTAGAAAAACTAGAGGAGGAAGCTATGAATGACTACAAGGACGATTCAAATGATAAGAACAGTGAAATCTCCTCAGACAGTTTCACTGACAGAGGTCACGAACCAGTCCTCACCGCTTATTATGACTCCATCAGCCTGACTGACGTGTCTGAGGATAGGAGGGACTCCCTGTCCATATCTACACCTCAGGACAagttcagagagaaagagcggCATCGACACTCCTCCTCATCTTCGTCTAAGAAAAGCCACGACAAGGAGAAAGAAAAGGTCAAGAAAGACAAAGGAGACAAACGTGACAAGACCGAAGAGATCAGAGAGTCGTACAACCGAAGAGAGAGTCTACCTTTTGAGAAAGAGCCCATGCCTTTAGAGGCAGACCCATACACTTTTCCGTATGGAGGTAAGGGGGATGGTGAAGATGACTTTGATAAAACTTTGGAGTTTGAAAAAGAGATGTCCAAAAAGGATAAAGACAAAACATCAGGAGTCATCAGCGACAgaatgaaagacaaaaagaaaaaggagaaacatAAGGAGAAAATAAAGGAGGAGAAGAATAAATACATGGATGGTTTTGGCTCTTTTAAACACTCCAAAGAGGATGTGAAGTCAGGGTTGAAAGACAGTCCTCAGGTCACTGTTCTAAAGGACAGATGCAAAGAAGACAGTCCtaaatttgagattaaaaaggacagaaatcgAGACACGCTGGACAAAGATAACAGATTAGACCACAGTAAATCTAAGGTGAAGGACGAAAATGAAAAGATCTCTCAGTCCAAAGACCCAGTGCGGAAAGATAACCGTCCACGGGAAAAACTGTTGGTGGATGGCGATTATCAAATGACAAGCTTTGGTCAGATGTTGAGTCTAAAAGATCAGGAAATTGAAGAGCGCCACAAGAGACATAAAGAGAGGATGAAGCAGATGGAGAAGCTGAGACCCAAGACAGGGGACCCCAAACTCAAAGACAAAGCCAAGTCCACTGACGAAGTGCGTAAAAACCGCAATGAGCTGTCGGCAAAGAAGTCCAACAGTCTGGAGTCGGGTCTGAAGGAGAAGAAGCTGAAAGATGTAGGTCTTCCAGCACAGATGATgtctccaaacaggaagttccAGCCCACTGACAGTCAGAACTCAAAGGACTGGCTCGCTGGCCACCAAATGAAGGAGAACCTCCCGGCGTCTCCCAGGCCAGATCAGAACAGGCCTACTGGTGTCCCCACACCAACATCTGTCATCTCGTGCCCCAGCTTTGAGGAGGTAATGCAGACACCACGTACCCCATCGTGCAGTGCAGAGGACTACGCTGACATCATGCTGGATGGACTTGACTGTCAGAACTCATCAGCCATGACTATGTCAATGAATGCCTGCTCCCCATCCTTCTTTGAAAG CAGGTACTCCAACTCCCAGAGTTTCCAGGAGGGCACCTGCCCAACTCCTGCAAAGAACCTTCAGCTGCCACTTGTCAGCCGATCTGCATCATCTGATGTCCGCAGGCCCTTAGAGGATGAATTCAAGGCTGAGGCTGATAAGTTCCTCCGACAGCAAAGTGATCCAGGAGCTGAATATGATCCCACATCTTCCTCTCAAACTCTAGAGGACAAATCAGCGACAGTGGATAGGCTGGAGTGTCTGTCGTCTCCGTATTTTTCCCCAATAAGGATGTTGTCCCCACGACGGGAGCCAGCCCATCACATTCCAGATGTGGCAGCACCGACTCTCTCTGGCTCAGAAGGTAACGAACATCCTTCTGAAAGTGTGTACAACAGTTACCTACCAAAGCCCTCCACACCAGTGCACAGGCCAGATCCACAGGAGCCCTGCTTCGACATTGCTGCACCGCCAACCCCAGCTCCTGCTGCTCTGCCGCCTCTGGACATCGATGACATCTCCGAGCCTCACCACAGTGAGCCTAACCTAGTCCTCTCAGATCTTCCTTCGGTCACTGAAGAACAggagcaggaagaggaagatgaagaagaggaggacgaTGAAGAAGAAGCTGATATGGGGGACATGGGTGACATCAGTGAAAGAGCTGATGGTGAGCACTGTGCGGTGGAGGAGCCAGAGCAAACAAGAGATCCATGCTCTTTTTCCCCACAGGAGGTTGAGGACCCTCTGAGAAAGAGCTGGCCTGCAGAGTCTCCAGAGCGACAGGATCCAGAGGTCCACCAGATGTCTGACACGCACTCAGAGCCCAACCATGGAGAGAACTGTTATGATCACAGCATGGGGTGGAACACTGACATGGACCTTAAATCTCCTCACAGGACGTATGGGGAAATCGAGGCTGCTGTTTCTAAAATAACCAGCCCGTACTCGCACTCAGACAGTGACATGCAACACCTGTCAGGCCACCCCAACGTTACATCACCTTATGCCACCTGGAATAGTTGGCATAAGGAGGATCCAGAGGAGTATGAAGAGCAGAAGGATGCTGTGGCAGACATCCCCTCTCCAGAGAGGCCCGATGGAGCAATAGATGAGGAGCCAAACTATCTAAacacctcctcatcctccaataGGCTGGAGTCTTTCTTTCAAGACTGCAACAAGCCCAGCATAGAAGAAAGCCATCAAATGGATGGTGAGTCAGGGTGTGAGGAACCAGACAGCAGGCAGACTCCGCATGCTTTCAATGCTACGACTGAAAGCCACATGACTCCAGCTGGGGGGCCTGAGCCTGTGGTGCCGTGGGCGGACCCATTCTCAGCTGATGCTGATGAACTGGATGACCTGGGGCCTTTCTCCCTGCCTGATCTGCCTCTACCGGACAAGTCAGAGGAAGCTGACCCTCAAGACCCAGAACTAGCTGAGcacaacaaggctgtgacgtgtcATATAAGACATGCAATCACAGAAAGAGATGACTTGGATATCATGGAGGTGGACTTACCAAGCATGGAAAAGAGTCCGTGCCCTGCAGGAGATTTAATTTTAGGAGAATCAACGGGTCAGGACTTAGTGGTACCATCACCACATCCCAACTTCCAGCAGGAGATGGACCCAGAGCCTCAAAGCACACCTGTCAGCAGCTCTTTGTGTCTCCCACAGCAACAGAGCAGCATGTTGGAAAGAAAAGGACCTTATGGAGAACCTGAGGAGCTGGATTCAAGTTTATTGTATCCATCTGTGAAATCAGATGTAAGTCAGCAACATCATACACAGATCCAGCCACTCACAGAGTCCTCTCCGTTTACCTTGGACCCAATGTCTGCTGTCAAGTCTGAGGTGAGGCAAGAGGAGATGTCGGAGCCTGTATCTGAGCCTGCCTCATGTAGTCCTCTTCCTCAGCTTCCTGTCCCAGTCACCCTGCCCAGCACGATGGAACAGCCAGACACTCAAGAGACAACACAGAAGCCAACACCTCCTCCTCTGACGACTGTTTCCCCCACCGCAGAGGTCCCCAAAAAGGTGGATGAAATCCCTCAAAGGATGACACGCAATCGCGCCAAGAACAATCCCTCCGCTGCTGTCCCTCCTACCTCCTGCATTTTGACCTCATCTGCCGCCACCACCTCTGTAACCACCAGTCCAGCAGTGAGCATTAATCCGATCCCTACAAGAACACCAACACCCACCTCAGCCTCGTCTCTGTCAGCtccaaagaaagacaaagaagcTGTGCTTAGTATCTCCACGAATTTAACCCCAGCAGTGTCTGTCCACACTTCAGTGACGCCTCCATCAGTGGTCATCAGCAAGACGACGAAAGGTCGTCCGCTCCCCATAGACGATGATGAGTCACATACCCAGCACCCACGAAAGAGGAAATTCCCACGCTCTGCTGGGCAGCAGGTCCAGGTCCAGCTggtaaacacagccatgcagcAGACCAGAGAGATGATCCAGCAAACGCTGGCTGTTGTTGTCAATGCAATCAAGCTGGATGATATCGAGCCCTACCACAGCGACCGATCCAACCCTTACTTTGAGTACCTGCAGATCAGGAAGAAGATcgaggagaagaggaagatccTGTGCTACATCACCCCACAGGCCCCACAGTGTTATGCTGAATATGTGACCTACACAGGCTCCTACCTGCTGGATGGCAAACCTCTCAGCAAGCTTCACATACCTGTT aTTGCTCCACCTCCATCGCTCTCAGAGCCTCTGAAGGAGCTCTTTAGACAACAGGAGGCAGTGAGAGGGAAGCTCAGGTTGCAGCACAGCATAGAGCGG GAGAAGCTTATTGTTTCCTGCGAGCAGGAGGTTTTAAGGGTTCACTGCAGAGCTGCGAGGACTATAGCCAATCAGGCTGTGCCATTCAGCGCCTGCACCATGCTGTTGGACTCTGAAGTCTACAACATGCCATCAGAGAGCCAG gGGGATGAGAATAAATCAGTAAGAGATCGCTTTAACGCTCGTCAGTTCATTTCCTGGATCCAGGATGTGGACGATAAATATGACCGCATGAAG atttattctCATCTTCTTTTCAGACATGTCTTTCAGATCGCCACGCACCTGAAACACGTGCAAAGGATGGAGTGGCAGCTGAAGGTCCAGGAGCTGGACCCAGCAGGAAAGATGGTTTTTAggcttttggcttttttgacaggAATGGTCGATGTCAACGACGACTTTGTCCTGCTGCCTGCATGA